A single Saccharolobus shibatae B12 DNA region contains:
- the mvk gene encoding mevalonate kinase: MIVEAKVPLKLTLFGEHAVVYDRPAIAMTISESLKVRVSESDKFLIISPSLNIRGVKLDLNEMKIESDEAKKVLRYVFEVLNYFGMKKPVKIEIDSTVEPSVGLGTSAGVIVGTVAAYSKYLGIDLNRDEIAKISHDIELKVQGIASRMDTYTETYGGLIYFPPGGEGFERIDANFELTAGYIRRSMSTADVLWRVRKLKELNKEIFDNILDVIGEITNRAKSLIIEQNYEELGLLMYVNHGLLFSLGITSPEVDEIVSRAKQLRVKGCKISGGGAGGSIICVKSIEAEVLLKSYNARIVDSTLIKDGVNISII, from the coding sequence ATGATAGTAGAGGCTAAGGTTCCGTTAAAGCTGACGTTATTTGGAGAACACGCTGTAGTTTATGATAGACCAGCCATTGCAATGACTATTTCAGAGAGCTTAAAGGTTAGGGTAAGTGAAAGTGATAAATTCCTAATTATATCACCCTCCCTCAATATAAGAGGGGTTAAGTTAGATCTGAATGAGATGAAAATTGAGAGTGATGAGGCTAAGAAAGTACTTAGATATGTATTTGAGGTATTGAATTACTTTGGAATGAAGAAGCCAGTTAAAATAGAAATAGATTCCACAGTTGAACCATCTGTTGGATTAGGTACGAGTGCTGGAGTTATTGTTGGTACTGTTGCTGCTTATTCTAAATATTTGGGAATCGATTTAAACAGAGATGAAATAGCCAAAATTTCCCACGATATTGAGTTAAAAGTTCAAGGAATAGCCAGTAGAATGGATACTTACACTGAAACATATGGTGGTTTAATTTATTTCCCACCCGGTGGGGAGGGATTTGAAAGGATAGATGCTAACTTTGAACTAACAGCTGGTTACATAAGGAGGAGTATGAGTACTGCTGATGTCTTATGGCGTGTTAGAAAACTTAAGGAGTTAAATAAGGAAATCTTCGATAACATATTGGACGTAATAGGTGAGATAACTAATAGAGCTAAATCCTTGATAATTGAACAAAATTATGAAGAATTAGGACTCTTAATGTACGTAAATCATGGATTGTTGTTCTCATTAGGAATAACTTCCCCAGAGGTTGATGAGATTGTTTCTAGAGCTAAACAATTGAGGGTAAAAGGTTGTAAGATTAGCGGGGGAGGGGCTGGAGGTTCAATAATATGTGTTAAGTCAATTGAAGCTGAAGTTCTTTTAAAGAGCTATAACGCTAGAATAGTTGACTCGACGCTAATTAAAGATGGTGTCAATATTTCGATAATATGA